The following nucleotide sequence is from Pseudomonas sp. S09G 359.
ACCGAGTTGTTCCTTGGCGCGCTGGCGATTTGGGTCGGCATCTGCACTGCCGGCGCCACGCGCAATCGCAACTTTCGCGCCTATGGGTTTGTGCTGGCCGGCTACACGGCGGCGATGGTCGGCCTGCCGGCGCTGGCCCACCCGGACGGCGCGTTTATGGCGGCGGTGTGGCGAGTACTGGAAATCTCCCTGGGGATTTTGTGTTCCACCCTGGTCAGCGCCGCGATCCTGCCGCAAACCAGCAGCGCCGCGATGCGCAATGCGCTGTACCAGCGGTTTGGCGTGTTCGCGCTGTTCGTCACCGATGGCCTGCGTGGGCGCAGCCAGCGTGAGGGGTTTGAAGCCAGCAACGTGCGCTTTATCGCCGAAGCCGTGGGCCTGGAAGGGCTGCGCAGCGTCACCGTGTTCGAAGACCCGCATATGCGCCGGCGCAACGGCCGGCTCAGTCGCCTCAACAGCGAGTTCATGAGCGTCACCACGCGCTTCAACGCCTTGCACCAGTTGCTCGAACGCTTGCGCACCGATGCGGCTGACCATGTGGTGGTCGCCATCAAGCCCGGCCTGCAAGACCTCGCTGAAGTGCTGGATGGTTTCTCTGGCCGCGCCCTTACCAGCCCCGACGCCGCGCGCCTGGTCAACCAATTGAGTGCCTACAAGGACGCCCTGCCCGCCAAGGTGCGCAGCCTGCGCGCGAGCTTCCAGGAGGGCAACCCAAGCGAAGCCGAGCAGCTGGATTTCCACACGGCCTACGAGTTGCTTTACCGCTTTGTCGACGACCTGCACAACTACGCGCAGACCCACGCCTCTCTGGCCGACCACAGCCATGCACGCGAACAGTGGGACGAAACCTTTATCCCCAAGACCAACTGGCTGGCCTGCGCCGCCTCGGGCATTCGCGCGTCGTTCATCCTGATTGCGCTGGGCAGTTACTGGGTGGCCACCGCCTGGCCCAGCGGCGCCACCATGACCCTGATCGCCGCCGCGACGGTCGGCCTGTCCGCCGCCACGCCCAACCCCAAGCGTATGGCGTTCCAGATGGCTTGCGGCACTTTGATCGGCGCGTTGGTGGGCTTCGTGGAAATGTTTTTCATCTTCCCGTGGATCGACGGTTTCCCACTGCTCTGCGTGATGCTCGCGCCGGTGATCGTGCTCGGCGCGTTCCTCGCTTCACGCCCGCAATACGCCGGAGTGGGCCTGGGCTTGCTGATCTTTTTCAGCACCGGCTCGGTGCCGGACAACCTCACGGTCTACAACCCCTACACATTTATTAACGACTACATCGCCATGGTTATCGGCATGCTGGTGTGCGCGGCGGCGGGGGCGATCATCCTGCCGCCCAACAGCCGCTGGTTGTGGCGCCGCCTGGAGCAGGACCTGCGCGAGCAAGTGGTGTATGCGATCAGCGGCAAGCTCAAGGGCCTGGCGTCGAGTTTCGAAAGCCGCACCCGCGACCTGCTGCACCAGGCCTACGGCCTTGCGGTTGGCCAGCCGCAGGTGCAACGCGACTTGCTGCGCTGGATGTTTGTGGTGCTGGAAGTCGGCCACGCGATCATCGAGCTGCGTAAGGAACAGGCGATTTTGCCGGTGCACCCGGCGTATGCCGAGTCCCAGCCGTGGCGCCAGGCGATCCGCGTGATGGGGCGTTCGCTGGTGCGGCTGTTCCTGCAACCCAGCGCGAGCAACCTGGAGCGTGGCTTGATCGCCGTCGACCACGCGATCAGCCGCGTGCAGGCCACCGACGAACCCTTCGCCCCGCACTTCGACACCTCGGCGCTGCGCCGGGTGAAGAGCTACCTGCACTTTATCCGCACCTCGTTGCTGGACCCGCAATCGCCACTGGCGGCCCTCAAAGGAGCCCCGCATGCCTCGTGAAATCGCGTTCCACGGCATTTATATGCCAACCATGACCCTGATGTTTTTGATCGCTGCGGGGCTGGCCTGGGCGCTGGATCGCTTTCTGGCCGGGTTCGACCTGTACCGTTTTTTCTGGCACCCGGCGTTGCTGCGCCTGAGCCTGTTCGTTTGCCTGTTCGGCGCCCTGGCGCTGACCGTCTACCGTTGAGAATGCCCCGATGAAAAAGTTTTTCAGCCTGCTCGCGACCTTGCTGGTACTGGCGTTGGCCATCTGGATCGGCCGCACGTTGTGGGTGCACTACATGGAAACCCCATGGACCCGCGACGGTCGGGTGCGCGCCGATATCATCAACGTGGCCGCCGACGTGACCGGTGAAGTCGTCGACGTGCCGGTGCGCGACAACCAATTGGTGAAGAAGGGCGACCTGCTGATGCAGATCGACCCCGAGCACTACCGCATCGCGGTCAAGCAAGCGCAGTCTCTGGTTGCGTCGCGCAAAGCCACTTGGGAGATGCGTAAGGTCAACGCCCACCGCCGTGCCGACCTCGATGCCCTGGTGATCTCCAAGGAAAACCGCGACGACGCGAGCAACATCGCCGATTCGGCCCTGGCCGACTACCAGCACGCACAGGCGCAACTGGAAGCGGCTGAACTCAACCTGAAACGCACCCAAGTGCTGGCGGCGGTGGACGGCTACGTCACCAACCTCAACGTGCACCGTGGCGACTACGCGCGCATCGGCGAAGCCAAGATGGCCGTGGTGGATATGCATTCATTCTGGGTCTATGGCTTCTTCGAAGAAACCAAGTTGCCCCACGTGAAAGTCGGCGACACAGCCGATATGCAGCTCATGAGCGGCGAGACCCTCAAAGGCCACGTGGAAAGCATCTCGCGCGGCATCTACGACCGCGACAACCCGGAGAGCCGCGAGTTGATCGCCGATGTGAACCCGACCTTCAACTGGGTACGCCTGGCCCAGCGCGTGCCGGTGCGGATTCACATTGATGAAGTACCGGAGGGCGTGCTGCTGGCAGCGGGGATCACCTGCACGGTGATCGTCAACCCAACACTGAACTGAAATGGGGCAGGGGGCTTGCCCCCGATGAGGGAGTGTCAGCGACTGCATCAGTCACTGACCCACCGCTATCGGGGGCAAGCCCCCTCCCACATTTTGACCGTGTTAAGCCTTGATGAAGGTTTCATGCAAGTGGCGCCACAACAGCGCGCCGCTGGCCTGCTTCTCGAACACCACCGTGGCGCGGCGATCGGTCCGCGTGCCGCTGTCATCGATCTGATGCTCACGGTAGGTCACCGTAGCCCCTCGCGCATGTCGATCGATTCCGGCCATTTCACTCAGGGTGATCTTCAACCCCGGGCGCATGCCGCCCAGGCGGGTAAACAGCGCATTGACCCCGGCCGCATTGACCCGCGTGCCGGTGGCAGGGGCGACCATGCTGAACTCGGGGGAGAAGCGCGCGAGCAGGTTTTGCAGTGTGCCCTCGGGGGCAACGCCGGCAAACCACTGTTCAATCTCGACATGGGTCTGGATGACTTCGTCGAAGAAGTCGCTGTAGTCGATCATTTATAAACTCCCGTGCAAACCAAAGCGTTTCTTCAACACTTTTTCCAATAAGCCTTTGGGCAGCAAGGCCGCCATTAACGGCAGCGCTCGACTGCCATTGCCGGCGCGCAATAACCGCGGCGGTGTCGGTTGCTGTGCGGCGTGCAGCACCTGGGCGGCAAATTGCCTGGCCGGTGTCGGCTTGTCCTGGGAGGCTTGGCTGCGCGCGCGGATGGCCTCGCGCAGCGGCCACCACGGCGATTTTTCGTTGATCAGCAATTCGGCCTGGGCCCCGGCGTTTTTTGCGAAGCTGGTATCGATAGCTCCCGGTTGCACTTCCATCACCCGCACGCCAAACGGCGCCAGCTCCATGCGCAGGGCATCGCTCAAGGCATGCACGGCAGCTTTGGAGGCGCAGTAGGCGCCGGCAAACGGCGTGACCAATACCCCGGAAACGCTGCCGATGTTCACCACCAGCCCTTTACCACGGCGCAGGGCCGGAAACAGCGCCTGGGTGACGCCGACAATCGAGAACACATTGGTTTCGAATTGGCGCTGCATGGCCTCGGTGCCGCCGTCGAGCAACGGGCCCATGGCGCCGTAGCCGGCATTGTTGATCAGCACATCCAGCTCGCCCCATTGTTCGGCCAGGTGTTGCAAGGCGGCGCCATCGTTCACATCAAGCTGTACCGCGTTGAAGCCAGCGGCAGTGAGGGCGGCCACGTCGGCTTCCCCCCGGGCGCTGGCCCATACCTCATAACCGGCCGCTTTGAAGGCGTCGGCCAAGGCGCGGCCGATGCCGCTGGAGCAACCGGTGATCAGTACGTTGGGCATGGATCAGTCCTTTGTCAGTCCGAGAAACTGCCTTGCAGGTGCTCGGCGCGAAATTCCAGGGTCTGCGGGCGGTACCCGGGGCGCAGGGGCGGGGTCGGCAGGCAATCTTCCCAGGTAGCGGCGGCCTGCAGTTCGCCGGGGCCGCGATAGCGCGGGGCGGCGTAGACGTTGTCGGCCAGGTTGACCGTGTCGCCCGGCGCGTAGGCGGCGACGCGCCAGCGCAGCTCGGTGAGGGGCACGTCGTTGCCGTTGTTCAGGGTCAGTTTCAGCGGGCGGTCGGCCGGGCACTCCTGCGGTGCGTAGCTGATGCGCAATTCCAGGCGGGCCAGTTGTGAGGCTTCGCGATTGTCCAGCCAGACTACCCAAACGGCCACAAAACCAAGGCCCACGGCGGCGGCCAGCGAAACCGGCAGGGCTTTGGCGGGGTAGCGCAGCAGCAGGATCAGCCAGGTGATGATCAGTAGAACGCCGAAGAACATGGAGACCGCCTCGAGTAGGGAACGAGTATCCTAACGTAAGCGTAGGTGGGATTGGGTAGCTTGAGTGCTGTGGTGGCCGGGCGGGCCTCATCGGGGGCAAGCCCCCTCCCACCTTTGACTGTGTTCACAAATCAAAATGTGGGAGGGGGCTTGCCCCCGATGAGGCCTTCACAGCCACCACAGGCCCCAAGAAAAAGCCCCCTCCCACATTTGAGTGTGTTCACAACTCCTGTGTGGGAGGGGGCTTGCCCCCGATGAGGCCTTCACAGTCACCATAGGCCCCAAGAAAAAGCCCCCTCCCACATTTGAGTGTGTTCACAACTCCAGTGTGGGAGGGGGCTTGCTCCCGATGAGGCCTTCACAGTCACCATAGGCCCCAACAAAAAGCCCCCACCCAACCCACTGCGGATAGGGGACACAATGGGCTGGATGAGGGCTTCTTGTACGACTGTTTTACTGCGCGATAGTTTTCACCGACACGCCACGTTCAACCGGCGTCGAGCGACCGTAGATATCTTCGAACCGCTCGATATCGTCTTCGCCCAGGTAGCTGCCCGATTGCACTTCGATGATCTCCAACGGGATCTTGCCCGGGTTACGCAGGCGGTGCACCGAGGCGATCGGGATGTAGGTGGACTGGTTCTCGCAGAGCAGGAACACGTTTTCGTCACAGGTGACTTCGGCGGTGCCGCTGACCACGATCCAATGCTCCGCGCGGTGGTGGTGCATCTGCAGCGACAGGCACGCGCCCGGCTTGACCGAGATGTGCTTGACCTGGAAGCGCCCACCCATGTCCACCGAGTCGTACGAGCCCCACGGGCGATAGACTTCGCAGTGGTTCTGGGTTTCGCTGCGGCCCT
It contains:
- a CDS encoding DUF4440 domain-containing protein; this encodes MIDYSDFFDEVIQTHVEIEQWFAGVAPEGTLQNLLARFSPEFSMVAPATGTRVNAAGVNALFTRLGGMRPGLKITLSEMAGIDRHARGATVTYREHQIDDSGTRTDRRATVVFEKQASGALLWRHLHETFIKA
- a CDS encoding FUSC family protein — its product is MTPLPAPLRWLHSLEWRRGFFDWARSDGVTWVYIFKVLIAAFLTLWLAMRLELPQPRTAMITVFIVMQPQSGQVFAKSFYRFLGTLAGSAVMVLLIALFAQNTELFLGALAIWVGICTAGATRNRNFRAYGFVLAGYTAAMVGLPALAHPDGAFMAAVWRVLEISLGILCSTLVSAAILPQTSSAAMRNALYQRFGVFALFVTDGLRGRSQREGFEASNVRFIAEAVGLEGLRSVTVFEDPHMRRRNGRLSRLNSEFMSVTTRFNALHQLLERLRTDAADHVVVAIKPGLQDLAEVLDGFSGRALTSPDAARLVNQLSAYKDALPAKVRSLRASFQEGNPSEAEQLDFHTAYELLYRFVDDLHNYAQTHASLADHSHAREQWDETFIPKTNWLACAASGIRASFILIALGSYWVATAWPSGATMTLIAAATVGLSAATPNPKRMAFQMACGTLIGALVGFVEMFFIFPWIDGFPLLCVMLAPVIVLGAFLASRPQYAGVGLGLLIFFSTGSVPDNLTVYNPYTFINDYIAMVIGMLVCAAAGAIILPPNSRWLWRRLEQDLREQVVYAISGKLKGLASSFESRTRDLLHQAYGLAVGQPQVQRDLLRWMFVVLEVGHAIIELRKEQAILPVHPAYAESQPWRQAIRVMGRSLVRLFLQPSASNLERGLIAVDHAISRVQATDEPFAPHFDTSALRRVKSYLHFIRTSLLDPQSPLAALKGAPHAS
- a CDS encoding SDR family oxidoreductase; protein product: MPNVLITGCSSGIGRALADAFKAAGYEVWASARGEADVAALTAAGFNAVQLDVNDGAALQHLAEQWGELDVLINNAGYGAMGPLLDGGTEAMQRQFETNVFSIVGVTQALFPALRRGKGLVVNIGSVSGVLVTPFAGAYCASKAAVHALSDALRMELAPFGVRVMEVQPGAIDTSFAKNAGAQAELLINEKSPWWPLREAIRARSQASQDKPTPARQFAAQVLHAAQQPTPPRLLRAGNGSRALPLMAALLPKGLLEKVLKKRFGLHGSL
- a CDS encoding HlyD family secretion protein — protein: MKKFFSLLATLLVLALAIWIGRTLWVHYMETPWTRDGRVRADIINVAADVTGEVVDVPVRDNQLVKKGDLLMQIDPEHYRIAVKQAQSLVASRKATWEMRKVNAHRRADLDALVISKENRDDASNIADSALADYQHAQAQLEAAELNLKRTQVLAAVDGYVTNLNVHRGDYARIGEAKMAVVDMHSFWVYGFFEETKLPHVKVGDTADMQLMSGETLKGHVESISRGIYDRDNPESRELIADVNPTFNWVRLAQRVPVRIHIDEVPEGVLLAAGITCTVIVNPTLN
- a CDS encoding multidrug transporter, with the translated sequence MFFGVLLIITWLILLLRYPAKALPVSLAAAVGLGFVAVWVVWLDNREASQLARLELRISYAPQECPADRPLKLTLNNGNDVPLTELRWRVAAYAPGDTVNLADNVYAAPRYRGPGELQAAATWEDCLPTPPLRPGYRPQTLEFRAEHLQGSFSD
- a CDS encoding DUF1656 domain-containing protein: MPREIAFHGIYMPTMTLMFLIAAGLAWALDRFLAGFDLYRFFWHPALLRLSLFVCLFGALALTVYR